AAACCAAGAATTGAAAGTCAGCAGCAGCTGATCAATAAGGTCAGTACCTACTTTACTCCTACTATTTTGGCCATAGCCATCGTAGCTGCCTCAGTTTGGTTTTACATAGATGCAGATAAGGCCTGGAACGTCTTCTCGTCTGTTCTAATAATAGCTTGCCCCTGTGCGCTGGCATTGGCCTCCCCCTTTACCCTCGGGGCATTACTCAATGTACTTTCGAGCAAAAAATTTTACATCAAGAACACGGATATACTAGAAAAAATCTGGTCTACCCAGCATCTCGTATTTGATAAAACCGGTACCATCACCCAAAGTAAAAATCATGCGGTAGAATATCATGGTATAGCACTAGATGAAAAAGAAAAGCTAGCCTTAGCTTCCCTTTGCCATCAATCTACTCACCCAATGAGTCAAGCAGTATACGATCATTTGAATTCTGGAGAATTAGTTGATATAGCCAATTTTAAAGAACTGAAAGGCAAGGGCTTAACAGGAACCAATGCGAGCATCAATATAAAACTAGGTTCGGGAAAATTTGTAGGAAAAGAATCAGAAGGCAAATTGAACGGATCAGCTGTTCATCTTCAGATCAATGGCAGCTATAAAGGACATTTCCTCATCAGGAGTGGCTACCGTAAGGGACTAGATCAAGCGATTGGCAAGCTAAAAAAACGCTTTGCCTTCACCCTCCTATCTGGCGACAATGATGCAGAGAGAAGTAGACTGTTGAAAATATTTCCAGCTGAAACGAAAATGCACTTCCATCAATCCCCCATGGACAAACTTGAGGAAATCCGTTCGATCGAAGCAAACACACCAAGCATCATGATAGGCGATGGCCTAAACGACGCAGGCGCGCTCAAAGCCAGCAGCGTGGGCATCTCCATCTCGGACAACCTATCTAGTTTTACCCCTGCCAGCGACGCGATCTTACTAGGCACCAAACTATCTAAACTGCCAGAGTACTTTGACATCATCTTCAGATCCAAAACCATTATCATCACAGCATTTATCATTTCCTTTTTGTACAATGCTGTCGGCTTAGCCTTTGCTGTTATGGGCTGGGTCACCCCTGTATTTGCCGCTCTACTGATGCCGATCAGTAGTATCTCTGTCGTATTATTTGTTACCTTAGCGGTACGCTGGAGCGCACGAAATCTATCATGAAAATCATCATCTTACTCATATTAATTAGCCTGATCGTTGCATTAGTATTCCTATGGCTATTTGTCTGGTCTGTTAAATCAGGTCAGTACGAGGACACAGACTCCCCTGCCATCCGCATGCTCATGGATGAGAAAAAAAAGAGTGGAAAGTGAAAAGTTGATATGGGTTACACAGCACTTTTAACTTCATTCTTCTCAGCCCCACTGACTGATTTAGATCATTGTTTGGACTGATGGAGTCCTGACGGATTTTTGTTATCATGCTATTGATTTGTAGCATGAACGAATCACTCATTAGAAAATACAACGTACCTGGACCCAGGTACACCAGCTACCCTACGGTTCCCGAATGGACGGCCGACCCTTTGGACATCGAACTGTGGAAAGAAAAACTCAAAGCTTGTTTTAAAACCACCAATCAATCGGAAGGCATTAGTTTATATCTCCACCTACCCTATTGCGAAAGCCTATGTACCTACTGCGGTTGTAACACACGGATCACTATCAACCACAAGGTAGAGCTGCCCTACATCGATACGCTATTAGCCGAATGGCAGCTCTACCTGGAGACTTTTGATGAAAAGCCGATGATCGCCGAAATCCATCTCGGGGGCGGTACTCCGACTTTTTTTAGTCCAGAAAATCTAAAAAAACTCATAGATGGAATTACACAAAAAGCCATCATCAAAGAAGAGGCAGCTTTCAGTTTTGAGGCACACCCCAATAGTACCAGTGAGGCACATTTGCAAACCTTATATGATCTGGGATTTAGAAGGCTGAGTCTGGGTATTCAGGATTTCGACCTAAAGGTGCAGAAAATCGTAAACCGGGTACAAACTTTCGAAACTGTAGAAAAAGTGGTCAATCAGGCCAGAACCATAGGCTATACCTCTATCAACTTTGACCTGATCTACGGCCTACCACTGCAAACCAAAGAAACCATCAGAGATACCTTTGAAAAAGTATCGCTACTCAAACCAGATCGTATCGCCTACTACAGCTATGCACACGTACCCTGGGTCAAACCTGGTCAGCGTAGCTTCACCGAAGCAGACCTCCCCAGCAATGAAGAAAAGAGAGCCCTTTACGAACTTGGCAAAGCCATCTTGTCCAAATTGGAATATCAGGAGATCGGAATGGATCATTTTTCGCTGCCTAGTGACGAACTGTATATCGCTAGCCAGAAAGGTACACTGCATCGCAACTTCATGGGTTACACCACAGAGAGCAGCACATTGGTGATCGGCTTAGGTGCTTCGTCTATTGGAGATACCGGAGATAGCTATGCTCAAAATGTAAAGAAAGTAGAAGAATACAAGGCACTGGTAGTACAGGGCCAGTTTCCGCTTTACAGAGGGCACTTTCTCACCGAAGAAGAAAAGGCTATCCGAACACACATAGCACAAATCATGTGTCAGTTCGAAACACATCAATCAGAAGGTCTATTAAAAAGCACTTTCATAGATGCACTGCCCAAACTGTCTGAATTCGAAAAAGACAACTTGATTAAGGTCCAAAAAGATCACGTTCAGGTACTGGAAGCAGGCAAACCATTTGTCAGAAACATCAGCATGGCATTCGACAGCCACTACTGGAAACAGCACTCTGACAAACCGCTTTTTAGCTCTACGATATAAATATGATCAGAATCATAGCAATTCATGAGTGGAATCTTTTTGATTCTCTTATGGATTGAAGACCTTTATTAAGAATCAGATAGACAACACATCAATTGTTCAATACAAAACCTAAAAAAATGAAAAAGATAGTCGTCCCTTACGATTTCAGTCACTTTGCGGATTCCGCATTGAAATTTGCACTGGAGCTGAACAATGTAACCGACAGTGAGGTGACATTGTTGCATATCATAGAGTACCCATTGGCTACTACATTTAATGTTACAGGAGAGATTGCTCCTTATGATGATATGGACAAACTTTTTACTCTTGAATTGATCAAGAAAGCAAAAAAAGATCTTGAAAATATGATCAACAAAGCTGAATACAGCAACCATAATCTTCATTATAAAGTGATGATGGGCAATGTCTATGATGGTATTACCAGTCACATAGATGAGGTCGAGCCAGATCTGATCGTAATGGGAACCAAGGGAGCTACTGGGCTGAAAGAAATATTAGTAGGGTCTAATGCCGAGAAAGTGGTGAGAACAGCTAAATGCCCGGTGATCACCGTTCACACTGATCAGGAAGTAAATGCAATCAGAAACATTGTATTTCCTACCGATCTCGACATCACCGCAGGTCATGTTGTAGAAAAATTCAAAGAATTTCAGCAGCTTTTCAATGCCAAAATACATCTGGTATATGTAGAAACTCCTCATTCTGCCATATCCGATGGGATGGCCATTGAAGCGATGGAAAGACTGGCTGAGGAATATAAATTAAACAACTATCAAATCCATACTACTAAAGGATTTCAAACAGATGAAGCTGTTTTGAATTTTGCTCAAGACATCAAAGCTGATATGATCGCACTGGCCACACACAGTTACAAGGGACTATTACACCTCTTTGTAGGTAGTGTGGCAGAAGATATTGTTAACCACAGCAATATCCCCGTTTGGACCATGAGTCAAAAACATGTACCCAAACACGCATAGAAACAGAAATTGATTAAAACCAAACACCGACAAAATGAAAAAAATACTAGTCCCCATGGATTTCTCTCAATGTGCTATCAACGCTATGAGAGTGGCAAAGGAGTTGGCTAAAAAACTCCATTGCCCAATAGAGTTAGTAACCTCCATTCATATGCCTCACTTGCATGCACAGACCGTAGGAGCAGACTCTGTAGTTCAACCTATTCTATCAGAATATTCTCATCAAATTGATGAAAACTACAGAGACTTATACGAAAGAGAGGGCTTGAATGAAATTGAGTTTGAAACTAAAAAATTCAATAGCTCAGTTCAGAATGCGATCTATAGTTGCATCGAGCAGGGCGATGTGGGACTAGTCGTAAGTGGCACGAAAGAGAATCATGACATCCTTGAGAAAATTTTGGGAGGTCACACAGTTGACTTTATCAGTATATCTAAAGTTCCTGTACTTGTCATTCCAGAAAAGGTGAATCACCTAGAGGTGAGAAAAATTGGGTTGGCACTTAACCTGGAAGAAGAGGTCCAATTGGACAAGCTTGAACTGGTGAGGGAGTTTGCCAAACTATTTGAAGCTGAAATCAACATCATGTTCATAGGCGCAGAGAGCGAAAAACGCTACATCTACGATGACAACAAAGTGAAACTTGCCGAGTTTTTCGGCGATATCAACAACAACTTTGTGAATGTAAAAGAACATATGGATAAATCCGGAAAGAAAATTCTGGAGTTAGTAGACGAATTGCAATTAGACATGCTCTATATGCATCCAAAACATCACAAATTATTGGATCGCATATTCAGACCTAGTCTCACAAAGCAAATTGCTATGGAAGTGGATATCCCATTGTTATCTGTACATGAATAAGCCATAACCCCAAAAATCATGACTGAGACCACAATTACCGTAATAGCAGCAGCTTTGGTTATTTGGTCCCTTATATCAGTAGCCAAAAGTGCTATGCGCAAAAACAGAAAATTGCTTTGGTTCGCCATAGTAATTCTGTTGCCCATAATTGGGCCATTGGTTTATTTCTTCTTTGAAATTCAAAAAGATTCAGAATAATTAATAATTGCTTAACACATTCCATTCTAAATGAAGCTTTTAATTGAGCCTCATTTTTTTTATATTCAATACAAATTCTGGGACATGATAAATATCACCTCCCCCCTACGAGTTTATCATTCTAATCAACATTCACCTATGCTACTTTAGCAACCATTCTAAAACTCATTTCTAACATATGGAACTTGAAAAATTTAGTTACGACAATAAGATCGTAAAGTACTTCACCATTGCGTCGATAATCTTTGGTGTTGTTGCCATGCTAGCGGGATTGACAGCCGCTATTCAATTATTTTATCCAGTTTTCAACTTTGACCTGCAATACACCACCTTTGGTAGGGTTCGCCCCCTTCATACCAATGCGGTGATTTTTGCTTTTGTGGGGAATGCCATGTTTGCCGGCACCTACTATGCTTTGCAGCGTCTATTGAAAGCCCGCTTGTTTAGCGATACGCTGTCCTGGATTCACTTCTGGGGTTGGCAATTGATCATCTTATCTGCAGCCATTTCCTTGCCTTTGGGTTATACCACCAGTAAGGAATATGCTGAGCTAGAATGGCCAATTGATATTGCCATCGCGCTCGTTTGGGTGGTATTCGGTATCAATATGATCGGTACGATACTCAAAAGACGTGAGCGTCACATGTATGTGGCGGTCTGGTTCTTCATTGCCACATTCGTAACTGTAGCAGTCTTACATATCGTCAACTCCATAGAGTTACCAGTTAGTGCTATGAAAAGCTATTCCTGGTATGCTGGTGTTCAGGATGCATTGGTTCAGTGGTGGTACGGCCACAATGCGGTTGCATTCTTCCTCACTACTCCATTTTTGGGATTGATGTATTACTTCCTGCCAAAAGCAGCGAACAGACCCGTATACTCCTATCGACTATCGATCATTCACTTCTGGTCACTGATTTTCATTTATATATGGGCAGGTCCACACCACTTGCTTTACACTTCATTGCCTGACTGGGCACAATCTCTCGGTACTGTATTCTCTATCATGCTGATCGCTCCATCATGGGGTGGTATGCTCAATGGGTTGTTAACCCTTCGTGGTGCGTGGGACAGAGTTCGTGAGGAGCCCGTATTGAAATTTATGGTAGTGGCTGTAACCGCATACGGTATGGCTACACTAGAAGGACCACTATTGTCACTTAAGAATGTAAACGCCATAGCGCACTATACCGACTGGATCGTAGCACACGTTCACGTAGGTGGTCTGGGATGGAATGGATTCTTAATCTTTGGTATCTTCTACTGGTTATTCCCAAAAATGTGGGACACCAAATTGTTCTCAACCAAACTAGCCAATGTTCACTTCTGGATCGGTACACTAGGTATCATCTTCTATGCACTGCCTATGTATGTAGCTGGTGTGGTTCAGAGTTTGATGTGGAAACAATTCGATGCTGAAGGCTTTTTGGTATACAAAAACTTCCTGGAAACAGTAATCGAAATCGTACCACTCTACATGTTCAGAGCTGTAGGTGGTAGTATGTATTTGATTGGTGTATTCATCATGATCTACAACCTGATCAAAACTGCAAAATCAGGATCATTCATCGCTAATGAAGCGGCAGAAGCACCTGCACTAGAAAAGAAAAAAATCGTAGGCGGCCACTGGCACTCAGTTTGGGAAAGAAAACCTGTTTTCTTTACTGCACTGACATTGGTAGCCATTCTGATCGGAGGTGTCATCGAAATGGTGCCAACATTCCTGATCGAATCCAATATACCTACTATTGCTTCTGTGAAACCCTATACGCCGCTGGAGCTGCAAGGTAGAGACATATACATCCGAGAAGGCTGTAACAACTGTCACTCACAGATGGTAAGACCTTTCCGCTCGGAAACTGAGCGCTATGGGGAATACTCTAAGGCTGGAGAATTTGTATATGACCACCCATTCCTATGGGGGTCTAAAAGAACAGGTCCAGACTTGGCTCGCGAAGGAGTAGGAAAACTGAAGAAATCAGACACCTGGCATTTCAATCACTTGTTACAGCCAGATGCAGTATCAGCTGGATCTATTATGCCTGCTTATCCCTGGTTATTTGAGCAAGCGATAGATACTGAGTCCACAGCAGACAAGATTTCAGCTATGAGGACACTGGGAGTCCCATACGAAGAAGGCTTTGAAAGCATTGCCAATGACGAATTGCAAAAGCAAGCGCAGACCATAGTGGCCAACTTGAAGGCCGATGGTATAGAAATGACCGGTGAGGAAGAAATCATAGCATTGATTGCTTACTTGCAGCGTTTAGGAACAGATATTAGTGTAAAAGAATAAAGGAAGAGCCATGTTTAAATATTATTTCGAACAGATACACAATGTGGAAATTTGGCCGATAATTTCCCTTAGCATTTTCTTCGTCTTTTTCATTGGCCTCATTTGGTGGGTTGTGAAAGCAGATCGCAAATACATAGACGAAATGAAAAACTTACCTATTGACGAACTTTGAACTACAAGTAAGATGAAAATATTTAATTCTATATATATAAAA
This is a stretch of genomic DNA from Reichenbachiella ulvae. It encodes these proteins:
- a CDS encoding PLD nuclease N-terminal domain-containing protein, translated to MTETTITVIAAALVIWSLISVAKSAMRKNRKLLWFAIVILLPIIGPLVYFFFEIQKDSE
- the ccoS gene encoding cbb3-type cytochrome oxidase assembly protein CcoS; the protein is MKIIILLILISLIVALVFLWLFVWSVKSGQYEDTDSPAIRMLMDEKKKSGK
- a CDS encoding universal stress protein, with amino-acid sequence MKKIVVPYDFSHFADSALKFALELNNVTDSEVTLLHIIEYPLATTFNVTGEIAPYDDMDKLFTLELIKKAKKDLENMINKAEYSNHNLHYKVMMGNVYDGITSHIDEVEPDLIVMGTKGATGLKEILVGSNAEKVVRTAKCPVITVHTDQEVNAIRNIVFPTDLDITAGHVVEKFKEFQQLFNAKIHLVYVETPHSAISDGMAIEAMERLAEEYKLNNYQIHTTKGFQTDEAVLNFAQDIKADMIALATHSYKGLLHLFVGSVAEDIVNHSNIPVWTMSQKHVPKHA
- the ccoN gene encoding cytochrome-c oxidase, cbb3-type subunit I — translated: MELEKFSYDNKIVKYFTIASIIFGVVAMLAGLTAAIQLFYPVFNFDLQYTTFGRVRPLHTNAVIFAFVGNAMFAGTYYALQRLLKARLFSDTLSWIHFWGWQLIILSAAISLPLGYTTSKEYAELEWPIDIAIALVWVVFGINMIGTILKRRERHMYVAVWFFIATFVTVAVLHIVNSIELPVSAMKSYSWYAGVQDALVQWWYGHNAVAFFLTTPFLGLMYYFLPKAANRPVYSYRLSIIHFWSLIFIYIWAGPHHLLYTSLPDWAQSLGTVFSIMLIAPSWGGMLNGLLTLRGAWDRVREEPVLKFMVVAVTAYGMATLEGPLLSLKNVNAIAHYTDWIVAHVHVGGLGWNGFLIFGIFYWLFPKMWDTKLFSTKLANVHFWIGTLGIIFYALPMYVAGVVQSLMWKQFDAEGFLVYKNFLETVIEIVPLYMFRAVGGSMYLIGVFIMIYNLIKTAKSGSFIANEAAEAPALEKKKIVGGHWHSVWERKPVFFTALTLVAILIGGVIEMVPTFLIESNIPTIASVKPYTPLELQGRDIYIREGCNNCHSQMVRPFRSETERYGEYSKAGEFVYDHPFLWGSKRTGPDLAREGVGKLKKSDTWHFNHLLQPDAVSAGSIMPAYPWLFEQAIDTESTADKISAMRTLGVPYEEGFESIANDELQKQAQTIVANLKADGIEMTGEEEIIALIAYLQRLGTDISVKE
- the hemN gene encoding oxygen-independent coproporphyrinogen III oxidase, translated to MNESLIRKYNVPGPRYTSYPTVPEWTADPLDIELWKEKLKACFKTTNQSEGISLYLHLPYCESLCTYCGCNTRITINHKVELPYIDTLLAEWQLYLETFDEKPMIAEIHLGGGTPTFFSPENLKKLIDGITQKAIIKEEAAFSFEAHPNSTSEAHLQTLYDLGFRRLSLGIQDFDLKVQKIVNRVQTFETVEKVVNQARTIGYTSINFDLIYGLPLQTKETIRDTFEKVSLLKPDRIAYYSYAHVPWVKPGQRSFTEADLPSNEEKRALYELGKAILSKLEYQEIGMDHFSLPSDELYIASQKGTLHRNFMGYTTESSTLVIGLGASSIGDTGDSYAQNVKKVEEYKALVVQGQFPLYRGHFLTEEEKAIRTHIAQIMCQFETHQSEGLLKSTFIDALPKLSEFEKDNLIKVQKDHVQVLEAGKPFVRNISMAFDSHYWKQHSDKPLFSSTI
- a CDS encoding universal stress protein; the protein is MKKILVPMDFSQCAINAMRVAKELAKKLHCPIELVTSIHMPHLHAQTVGADSVVQPILSEYSHQIDENYRDLYEREGLNEIEFETKKFNSSVQNAIYSCIEQGDVGLVVSGTKENHDILEKILGGHTVDFISISKVPVLVIPEKVNHLEVRKIGLALNLEEEVQLDKLELVREFAKLFEAEINIMFIGAESEKRYIYDDNKVKLAEFFGDINNNFVNVKEHMDKSGKKILELVDELQLDMLYMHPKHHKLLDRIFRPSLTKQIAMEVDIPLLSVHE